The genomic region GCCCAATGTTAGGCGCGCAGTCGCCCAGGGATCGATCTTGAAGGAACGCGACCAGAGCCGACTGCCATTGTCGCATGCCCGCATCTTGGCTTGCCACGCGGCAATCCGTTTGGCGTGGGGAGTGGCCGGGCCTCCCAATCGCAGAATCGTTTCTAAAATATCCAAAAGCCCCGCTGGGCCGATTACGATCTCGCCCAGAGAAGTGTTGTTTGGTGATGGCGTCTCGGGCCACGACTGCGATCACCCCCACCATCCGAAGACAAGCTTAAATCCTGATGGAATCAATGTGCTTTCCTTCCTCACGGGAATATAGGTATCCGCGAGGTCGTCGCGGTGTAGAATTACAATGGGGGATTCCAGCATGTTGTTGGTGGGTGACAATCAGCTAATTAGCTGATATGCTGACAAGAACCAACGAAGGGTCGTAGCAAATGGGATTGGATATGTCTTCTTTCGGGCGCGCGATCTCCTCCGCGAGGAAGGAGAAGGGCATGAGCCAAAAGGAGCTAGCCGCGAAAATAGTGAAGGAAGACGGAGAAGTAATTACTCCGCAATACCTGAACGATAAGCCAGCGTCTTGGCGAAGGCATCCGCGCCCGTGAACGTCGTCTGACCTGCGGTCGCAGAGAAGATGAAGCGCTTTAGCGTGCCGACCGACACCATGTCGGTCCAGGCCGTGCCGTCATAAGAACGGAACTTCTTGGAGACGGTGTTGAAGTAGAAGTCGCCAGCATTTGGCGCTGCACCGAGCGGATCGGTCGCGGGATCGGCGGTGAGACCCCCGTAGTAGATGCCCTTGAACTCGTTGATCTTTGTGACAGCATCGGCCGCATCGTTCGAAGCTGAGGCCGCATTCTCGGCCGAGGTCTGTGCGGCTGGCCCTTGTAGCGCTCGAACTCGAAGACCTGCTGTCCTGGCACGCGCTTCGTCAGGCCCTTTGCATCCACCGTGGTGCAACTCGCTTTGATCGTTGCAAAGTACGCGGTGCCAGAAGGAGCGGTGTCAGACTTAGTCCGAACATCCACGGGAAGGCACGTCAGATCGCCGAATCCGTGAAGCCCCACTTCTCGACGCTCAGAATGTCCGTGCATTTGCCGTCCGGCTCCTGCAAGGCCCAGCTCGGCAGGCTGTACTGCGTGCTGTTCCCATCCTTCTCCGGGCTACACCACTCGCCCACGAAGTCGATCGGCATCTGCTTCTCGGCCGCGTGCGCGTTGCAGACGGCGAGCATAATGAAGGCGCAGGAGAACGCCAGGGTACGTTTAGTCATTACAAATTCCTTCAGTGTTTCGATAGCCAGCTGAGTTGCTGGCCGAGCATCAGTCCTGACATCGGCACCTCAACCTCGGCGAACCTGTCGAGCAATGCCATGTTCAGATGGCGTCGATAGTTCTGGCCGGCGAGCACGATGGCGGTGTCGCCACCCACGCGCGCCAGATCCATCTGCTGGGTCACCAGCTTGGCCCATCCCCGACGTGCTTCGATACCCATGTCGTTGAGAGTCTTGTCGTATGGCTCGATGATATAGCGCGACAATCTGGATGGGAAGCGCGCGACAATCAGGATGGCGAGTCGGTGTCGCCGCGAGATGATGGATTGCCGCGATGATTGTCGCGCGCAAGAGTTTTGTTCGCTCTGATTGTCGCGGAGCGTCAATCAGCGAGTGTTTTTGGTGTCGCGTGCGAGGATGGTCGCCCTGGACCACGCTTCCGCTCGAGCGCGGTGCGCCTGCGATCTGGATAGCGAAAAAGCTATAGGTCCCGAAGTCGGAGAATTCGAGAATATTGCCGATGGTTGCGCCCCACACGGCGCGGCCGGTCAAGCGTTCGTCTGCCGGACCGAGGACCGGCTCCGGCTTCTCCCGAGTAAATTGCCTGGCCATCCTGGATCCGTCTCGCGCGCGATCGCTAGCCTGAACATTTCGACCAGTCAGGTCGCGCGCGTTGCATTCCACTCGCTCTACATCCCCTCTAGCTTGAGGTGGCCGCCCCGCGTCCCAGTGCTCCACATGTGCTTGACGCATGCCACGACGAAGCTCACGACGATGAGTGCAATAAAAATGCCTGCCTCTTGCAGCCCCATTCAAGCCTTGAACTGATCGCGGCAATCGCCAGCAAAGATGAATAGATGAACGCGCTGCAGTTGTCGGGCGGGGGCGATCGTTGTGCTTCTGTGCAATGGCGAGTTTGCGACAACATTGGCGGACGCCGAACAGATGCCGCCTATTTTCACATACAAGGGCCCCCGCGGGTGCATGCGGCGTTCAGCTGGCGGCGCGTGTTGCGGAAGCGTCAGCAATTGGCCCGGCTTTGCTCCGCTGCTCGCTAGTTGCGTGCAGCCGCCTGCTTTGTCGGAATTGGTCCGCTGCAGAATGGATCTTCGTGCGATCAAAAGACAATAGGAGCTCGCATTGTGGACGGCACCATGAAAACGATCGATGTCGCCCCCGGCACGACGGTGACCACGCTCCAGGTTCGCCCCAGAATTAGCGCCCAAGAGGCTTGAAGCGAACGTGGCGTCAGGTTGTACGGTCAAAGGGAGGTTGAGGCGATCCTCAGAACGTTCATGACGAGGATTAAAGATGTTTCAACTCTTAAAGGGAGCTCGGCAGGAGCTTGTTTGGGACACCTTGTGAGGCAGCTTTTGGAGGGAGTCGACCTCGTTGAAGCTGCAGGTCTTTTGCAATCGCAGCCCGGAATAGGACGTGTAGTATGAATACAAAGACAATTACGATCATCGTGCTTGCGGCTCAAACGTTGCTCGGCCCGCCCAGCAGGGCCGTTGAAACCTACGATGTCAGGGATTCGAACGGCGTGCCCTTCATGCGGGCGCGGATATTCGGTCCCGGAGATGGCCCTTCTTGTTGTGGCGGAGGTGACAAGCCGAATCATTCGCTCCGGATTGTGCCGCAATGGGAAATAGATCATTCGCTTGCGGCGATTCGGCATTGGGCCGAAATCATCAAGGTCATGCCGGGTCAGTCGCCGGCCATTGTCAACATCGGCGGAATTCGCGGTAACACCGCAGCGTCGATAATCCAGGCGTCACCCGATGGCGGCACCAAGGTGGAGGCGGCGCTCAAGGGCCAGGATCCGGGCGAGCTGGACTACGGCGCGCATGGCATGGTTGCGATCGGCGAGATGGGGTTCTCATCCGATGCCTACATCCCTTCGCAATTGCCGATGACGCCGAAGATCGGCCTTGCGCCCGTTATGATTCATGAGTTCGCCCATCAATTGGGAATTGCCAGTACCATCATTTACGGTAGTGAAGCCACGCCGTTCTCCCCTCGGGCGATATCACCGTATTTCGCTGAATCGATAAATGCCTGGACCGATCATTTGCACGATGACAATGGCAACCAAGCGAAGCCTGGACAGGCAATCTACTGTACCGTCTGCGCGAACCCGCGAGCTGACGACGTTTTCGACCTGCGCCGCGATCAGGGCTATTTCGCCGGCAAGAATGTGAGTGAAGTACTGGCCGGTGCCATGCCAGGTATTCCGGTGCGAGTAATGACCGAGGATGGTCGGCAGGATGTACCGTTCGTCTCGCATAGCGAGCTTAAGAACAGCCTGATGAGCCACCAGGGATACCGGAATTATACCTCCCTGATGGAGGCGGAGATCGCCGCGATGCAGGACATCGGCTACAGCATCGATCGGCGCAATTTCTTCGGCTACTCGATCTACGGCAACGGTCAGAATTTGGTAAACGATAATCCCTTCTTCGCTCGCAATGCTAACGGTACCGCGTATCTGCCAAATACATACAACACGGCCACGCTCGGACTGGGACTGCACGTCTATGGCAGCGGCAACACTGTGATCCAGCGCGCCGACCTGCTTTCGCAAGGAGCAGGGGGGGCGGCATCCGCGTCGATGGCGAAAGCAATCGGATATTAGTCTCGCCCGGGACCCGCGTCTACGCGGACGGCGCCTATGGGCGCGGCATCATGTTCACTTACGGCAAGAATCACACGTTTACTCAGGGTGGCGACGTGCAGGCTCTCGGCGAGCATGGTATCGCAGCAAGCTTCGACTTTGGCAACAGTGCGATAGGCAACGAGCATGAATACCGCGGATCGTATATTCGCACGATCGGCAATAACCCGGCCCCGATGCTGAACGAAATCGATGGTCCGCTCGTCAGCACGTTCGATCTGACCGGGCGCCTGGCTGGCAGTCATGCAGCGATGTACATGTCGAACAATGGCTATGTCGGCCAGATCAATGTGATGCGTGGCGCAATGCTGTCAGGAGACATCCTGTCTGATTACGCCCAGCTTGACGAGAACGGTTCTCCGCGCCTGACCAAATTGACCTTCGGTATGACGCCTGACGCGAATGGTCACTCAACGGGACAGCCCGACGCAAGCTTTGCGACCCGCTATGAAGGTAATATCGTTGGGCGCAAAAATCTGTCGCTGCAGTTGTCCGGCGGCGCCGTGTTGTTTACCGGCAATCACGAAGTGCACGACGCAACTGTCGCGCAAGGCGCAACCTTGTCCGGCAACGGCAGTTATCTGCTCAATAGCGATGGCCGCTTCACCAATGGCGGTGCTGTCGCTCCCCTCATCGACGGTCTTGACAACAGCATAAAGGTGAATGGCGACTATCTGCAGACCTCGACCGGTCGCTTGCAGGTCGCGGTGAATGATACCGGTGCGTTCAGCCGCCTCGTGGTGAACGGCAATGCGACGCTCGACGGCACGCTCACGATCACGCCGAAACGTGGCTGGTATCACAGCGGCTTTAGCGTCTCCTCCGATCAGTGGCTGAACGCAACAAATCTCACAGGGTCGTTCACGAACGTGGCGACATCGCTGCAATCGCCAATCTTGATGGCAAGCGCTACAGCTCAGGGCGACAACACCTATGCCTTGACGCTCGCTCGCCCAACATATGCCTATTCGCGTTATGCGGCCAATGCCAACAGCCGCCACGTGGGCGCGGCGCTCGATCGAGTAGCTGGCAACGCTGCGTTGGGGCTGCAGCCGCTCATCGCGGCACTCGACTTCTCCGCATCGGACGGCACGGTGGTGACATCTGCGCTGCGGCAGCTTTCGCCGTCCGTTTATGCGTCGGAGCAGGGCAGACGTGTCAATGACAGCTTCTATGCGCGTTCAGCAGTCTACAATCGTCTCGAACAGGCGTTTGGCGGCGCGCCATTCTCGCAGATGGCGGTCATGGGTTATGGTCCTGAGCAGAGGCCCGGCGGCAATTCTGCATCTCCCATCAGCGCGGTCGGCCAG from Bradyrhizobium lupini harbors:
- a CDS encoding autotransporter outer membrane beta-barrel domain-containing protein, which translates into the protein MFTYGKNHTFTQGGDVQALGEHGIAASFDFGNSAIGNEHEYRGSYIRTIGNNPAPMLNEIDGPLVSTFDLTGRLAGSHAAMYMSNNGYVGQINVMRGAMLSGDILSDYAQLDENGSPRLTKLTFGMTPDANGHSTGQPDASFATRYEGNIVGRKNLSLQLSGGAVLFTGNHEVHDATVAQGATLSGNGSYLLNSDGRFTNGGAVAPLIDGLDNSIKVNGDYLQTSTGRLQVAVNDTGAFSRLVVNGNATLDGTLTITPKRGWYHSGFSVSSDQWLNATNLTGSFTNVATSLQSPILMASATAQGDNTYALTLARPTYAYSRYAANANSRHVGAALDRVAGNAALGLQPLIAALDFSASDGTVVTSALRQLSPSVYASEQGRRVNDSFYARSAVYNRLEQAFGGAPFSQMAVMGYGPEQRPGGNSASPISAVGQATSDLPSYDLQRYATWGSAFGGWTTQSGDSNVASTRSTIDGFMTGIDASVFDDWRFGVLTGYSRSTFKVNAASSSGRSDNYTFGTYAGTEWTVPEGAIAFRSGIAYTWHDLEMSRNVRFPGFNDNLISDYDAGTFQIFGELGYKVRVGKWSVIEPYGNLAHIRVATDGFSEMGLNGAALDIHADTMDTTLSTLGIYATTRFQLGEIATTARADIGWRHAVGGLIPLSTASFAAGSIAFVASGVSIGKDVALVESGLDFQLSSNSTLGVAYQGQFGSGSTQTGLNATFNVKF
- a CDS encoding DUF6884 domain-containing protein; translated protein: MTLRDNQSEQNSCARQSSRQSIISRRHRLAILIVARFPSRLSRYIIEPYDKTLNDMGIEARRGWAKLVTQQMDLARVGGDTAIVLAGQNYRRHLNMALLDRFAEVEVPMSGLMLGQQLSWLSKH